The Actinomyces sp. oral taxon 414 genome has a segment encoding these proteins:
- a CDS encoding DUF7824 domain-containing protein gives MTAAAPTADQEDLLSLVLDSTSTEQLAHQLATRTAEQCTRMLHALKDFLSTLSRKAGVGAPKAHLAMLVAALETTPTQVASVLDLFACSELSRDHEALDAVTASLIARGPQWCEQLVSHLLSRRDRRIEALAPVLHPLLAAHDLPLPEHCGYWAGWVRLEAQHVDSPRWAESFLAACAASGAFAAIPTAAAQHYAETASSALARVRAREGLDDVALLRALLLVFERGDRPGAQRGALIWFRLLGLTKHLWTERARLFAALPGASGSVIEMAVDSLLAGGPDGEPLTGAELTALALEVLPRKEKRPRRAVLEALRRADPPPSPELTDVLRVLAAGTDTMTAVLAQVILVHWGHQAPAAGPRAGVLGLWREPEGIAPEPLTELDDAALVGDEPGLIGLLERAGRGWGVNAMVLEHCLAALVAVARREGPQELRRILAGTGPHHSREILARSLRDFVEGRIEPGTEPRPATTDTGPLSFLTAQRIRDVIGLLGTIPCLLSTPSHTDWSVSWEVFARRARRYQQEGTALMPTDVAIALARLDRRRTPSDLANFAQPIYGRAVTLERVLEHWRTHPARRGDLELMPSRRNTDGRSIMPADQRLIAEGDEPAVFELLGLRNAWSLPYHVRSVFARHELADLGGVFWSPRGGDLIVAPEWESTRLLLPEHPTRPAAVFLGEFLHAEIVEAIAHAGQLTAVARPLGSVLTFGLLALACGAPAQHREAVAEMLLVAWDEERLTPSDLLAAWQSPWWDADWGHGLKPRAHSAARVVATLGMVARAGGLALVWPLLTAIAEELAGADRLPAATSDVLKTVLELLTEVRAAGVSVELPNVTALAARGGSSGAVRAARLVVSRLT, from the coding sequence CTGGACTCCACCAGCACCGAGCAGCTGGCCCACCAACTGGCGACCCGCACGGCCGAGCAGTGCACCCGCATGCTGCACGCCCTCAAGGACTTCCTGAGCACGCTCAGCCGGAAGGCCGGCGTCGGCGCCCCCAAGGCCCACCTGGCGATGCTCGTGGCCGCCCTGGAGACCACGCCCACCCAGGTCGCCTCCGTCCTGGACCTGTTCGCCTGCTCGGAGCTGTCCCGCGACCACGAGGCCCTCGACGCCGTGACCGCCTCGCTCATCGCCCGCGGGCCGCAGTGGTGCGAGCAGCTCGTCTCGCACCTGCTGTCCCGGCGCGACCGGCGGATCGAGGCCCTCGCCCCCGTGCTCCACCCCCTGCTGGCGGCCCACGACCTGCCCCTGCCGGAACATTGCGGGTACTGGGCGGGCTGGGTGAGGCTGGAGGCCCAGCACGTCGACTCCCCGCGGTGGGCCGAGAGCTTCCTGGCCGCCTGCGCCGCCTCCGGCGCGTTCGCGGCGATCCCCACCGCCGCCGCGCAGCACTACGCCGAGACCGCCTCCAGCGCCCTGGCGCGCGTGCGCGCCCGGGAGGGCCTGGACGACGTCGCGCTCCTGCGGGCCCTGCTGCTCGTCTTCGAGCGCGGCGACCGCCCCGGCGCGCAGAGGGGGGCCCTCATCTGGTTCAGGCTCCTGGGACTGACGAAGCACCTGTGGACCGAGCGCGCCCGCCTGTTCGCCGCACTGCCCGGGGCGAGCGGATCCGTCATTGAGATGGCCGTCGACTCGCTTCTGGCGGGCGGGCCCGACGGCGAGCCCCTGACGGGCGCCGAACTGACCGCTCTGGCCCTGGAGGTGCTCCCCCGCAAGGAGAAGAGGCCCAGGCGGGCCGTTCTGGAGGCCCTGAGGCGGGCGGACCCGCCCCCCTCCCCCGAACTGACGGATGTGCTCCGGGTCCTGGCGGCGGGCACGGACACGATGACGGCGGTGCTGGCTCAGGTGATCCTGGTCCACTGGGGTCACCAGGCGCCGGCCGCGGGCCCGCGCGCCGGGGTCCTGGGGCTGTGGCGCGAACCCGAGGGCATTGCCCCGGAACCGCTCACGGAGCTCGACGACGCGGCCCTGGTCGGTGACGAACCGGGGCTCATCGGTCTGCTGGAGCGGGCCGGACGGGGCTGGGGCGTCAACGCCATGGTCCTGGAGCATTGCCTGGCGGCCCTGGTGGCGGTGGCGCGCAGGGAGGGCCCGCAGGAGCTGCGCCGGATCCTGGCCGGGACGGGTCCCCATCATTCGCGCGAGATCCTGGCCCGGTCGCTGCGGGATTTCGTCGAGGGCCGTATCGAGCCGGGGACGGAGCCCCGGCCCGCGACCACCGACACCGGCCCCCTGTCCTTCCTCACGGCCCAGCGGATCCGGGACGTGATCGGGCTGCTCGGCACGATCCCGTGCCTCCTGTCCACCCCGAGCCACACGGACTGGTCCGTGTCCTGGGAGGTCTTCGCCCGGCGGGCCCGCCGCTACCAGCAGGAGGGCACCGCGCTCATGCCGACCGACGTCGCCATCGCGCTGGCCCGCCTGGACCGCCGTCGTACGCCGTCCGACCTCGCCAACTTCGCCCAGCCCATATACGGCCGCGCGGTCACCCTCGAGCGGGTCCTAGAGCACTGGCGGACCCACCCGGCCCGACGGGGCGACCTGGAACTCATGCCGTCGAGGCGCAATACGGACGGGCGGTCGATCATGCCCGCCGACCAGCGGCTCATCGCCGAGGGGGACGAGCCCGCCGTCTTCGAGCTCCTCGGGCTGCGCAACGCCTGGTCGCTGCCCTACCACGTGCGCAGTGTCTTCGCCCGGCACGAACTGGCCGATCTGGGCGGGGTCTTCTGGTCGCCCCGGGGCGGGGACCTGATCGTCGCCCCCGAGTGGGAGTCGACCAGGCTGCTGCTGCCCGAGCACCCCACGCGCCCTGCCGCCGTCTTCCTCGGGGAGTTCCTCCACGCCGAGATCGTCGAGGCGATCGCCCACGCCGGGCAGCTGACCGCTGTGGCGCGCCCCCTGGGGTCGGTCCTCACCTTCGGTCTGCTCGCCCTGGCCTGCGGCGCGCCCGCACAGCACCGCGAGGCGGTCGCCGAGATGCTCCTGGTGGCCTGGGACGAGGAGCGCCTGACGCCGTCGGACCTCCTGGCGGCGTGGCAGAGCCCCTGGTGGGACGCCGACTGGGGCCACGGGCTCAAGCCGCGGGCGCACTCGGCCGCCAGAGTCGTCGCCACGCTGGGCATGGTGGCCCGGGCCGGGGGACTGGCCCTGGTCTGGCCGCTGCTGACGGCCATCGCCGAGGAGCTCGCCGGGGCCGACAGGCTGCCCGCCGCGACATCGGACGTCCTGAAGACCGTGCTGGAGCTGTTGACGGAGGTGCGGGCCGCGGGCGTTTCCGTTGAGCTGCCGAACGTGACCGCCCTGGCCGCCCGCGGGGGCTCGTCCGGGGCCGTGCGCGCGGCGCGGCTGGTCGTTTCCCGCCTCACTTGA